The Ruminococcaceae bacterium R-25 genomic interval GCGCTCAGGCTTTCTCCTCTTTCGATACATACCTTGCTCCTTTCGTAAAGGTTGATAACCTCAACTACAAGCAGGTTAAGCAGGACATCCAGTCCTTCATCTATGGCGTTAACACACCTTCAAGATGGGGTACACAGAGCCCGTTCACAAACATCACTCTCGACTGGACAGTACCGAACGACTTGGCTGAGCAGAACTGTATCGTCGGCGGCAAGGAGATGGACTTCAAGTACAAGGATTGTAAGGCCGAGATGGACATGGTCAACAAGGCTTTCATCGAGATCATGATCGAAGGCGACGCTAACGGCCGTGGCTTCCAGTATCCTATCCCTACATACTCCATCACAAGAGACTTCGACTGGTCAGAGACAGAGAACAACAAGCTCCTCTTCGAGATGGCTGCAAAGTACGGTATCCCTTACTTCTCCAACTACATCAACTCCGACATGGAGCCTTCCGATGTACGTTCAATGTGCTGCCGCTTAAGACTCGACCTTCGTGAACTCCGTAAGAAGTCCGGTGGTTTCTTCGGTTCAGGCGAATCCACAGGTTCTGTCGGCGTTGTTACTATCAACATCCCGAGAATCGCTTATCTCGCAGCAGATGAGAAAGACTTTTACAACAGACTTGACCACCTCATGGATATCGCTGCAAGATCTCTCAAGATCAAGAGAAACACGATCACAAAGCTTCTCGACGAGGGTCTCTATCCTTACACAAGACACTATCTCGGAACATTCAATAACCACTTCTCCACGATCGGTCTTGTCGGCATGAACGAAGCAGGCCTCAACGCAAAGTGGATCAGAAAGGATCTCACTCACGAAGAGACACAGGCATTCGCAGCTGACGTTCTCAATCACATGAGAAACAAGCTCTCCGAATATCAGGAGAAGTACGGCGACCTCTATAATCTTGAGGCTACACCTGCAGAGTCTACAGCTTTCCGTCTTGCTAAGCACGACAAGGCTAGATATCCCGACATCATCACAGCAAACGATGCTTCCGGCGTATACTATTACACCAACAGCTCACACCTTCCTGTCGGCTACACAGCAGATATCTTCGAGGCTCTTGATGTTCAGGATAATCTCCAGACTCTCTACACATCAGGTACGGTATTCCACGCATTCTTAGGCGAGCGTCTCCCTGACTGGAAGGCTGCTGCATCTCTCGTAAGAAAGATCGCCGAGAACTACAGACTGCCTTACTACACAATGTCTCCTACATACTCCATCTGCTCCGTTCACGGATACCTCCCCGGCGAAGTAAAAGCCTGCCCTGAGTGCGGCGGCCCGACCGAGACATACAGCCGTATTACAGGTTACTACCGTCCTGTTAAGAACTGGAACGACGGTAAGCTCCAGGAGTTCAAGGACAGAAAGACATACAACACATGCGAGTCTTCAATGAAGCCCAGAACAGCTACTGTTACGATCAGCAAGACAGAGGAAAAGGATCTTCCCGAACTCAAGCCCGCTCCGGATGCAGTAGGAACAAAGCCGATGCTCTTCACAACACACACATGCGCTAAGTGCAAGGCTGTAAAGGCTATGTTCGATGAGCAGAGATTCGACTATGAGCTGATCTACGCTGATGATGATGCAGAGCTCGCAAAGCAGTTCGACATCGTTAACGTTCCTGTACTCATCATCCCGGACGGCGACGGCGTCAGAAAGTACACAGACATCGGCCCCATCAGACAGTATGTCAACGAGTGCAAAGGTATTAAGTCTTAAGGACTTTGGTGGTATAAAGTAAGCAAAAAACTCCCGCAGTGATAAGTTGCTGCGGGAGTTTTTATATTGATAAAAATATTATTGTTACACCAAAGTCACATCATCTTATCAAAAATTTCACCACTTATCTAAAAATCTTGATATAATTACAGAGAATTAATATTTGTAATCTTTATGAAAGCAAGTGACCAAGGAGTATAACTATGAAACTCAAATCTTACTTCATCGCTCACAATTCGTCTGACGAGTCCTATCTGGTGTCTACTTCGAGCGCTGAGTTTTTGGAAGTCGTAAAAAGCAATAAGACTCTCGGTGCGATTATCGGACTGCTTCAGGAAGAGACGACAAGAGACCAGGTCGTTGATGCAATGAAAGCGCGTTTTGAAGCACCTGAAATCGTAATTGAGAGGGACGTTGACCAGGTTATCTTCCAGCTCCTAAAGGTTGGCGCACTCGAGTGACATAATCAGTATACTAATAAGAGAAAACAAACGGAACTGTCTTAGAACAGTTCCTTTTTTATGTGGAATTATGCTGACAAACAAATACGATTTTGCAGGAAAGACAATAGAAGTGAATTCACTCAATGATGCAGTTCACAAATAATGTGCCTACGGCATCATTTGTGTGATGTTTTAATTACGAAATAAAATGTAATAAAAATTTTTGAACAAGTAGTAGTAGAATACGAGAAATAACTTAATAAGGCGTTTCGGTTATGGAAGACTATTCTTACGATCACAGTGTTGAAAGCGAACAGAGCAACATCACAATGCTCGACTATCTCATTGAAGAAGCTGAACTCGACAGAGTCGATCACGAAGCCTTCATGGAAGAGATAAGAGTCAGCTGATAAGGCATCTATTCGCGGTTACTATATAGAATTAAGGGGTATTAGCCCCTTTTTTTATGGTTGAGAATAGGGTGTGCGGGTGTGCGGTGCGTCTCCCGCGTGTTTCCCTCGCGTCAACATTCCGGAAAAAAGCCCGACCTGGTCGTAACTATTGCCGAACATACACTTCAGAATGACTCAAACAGTGAATAATTTCCCTGAAACAGTCATTGCCGGACACGCCACAGTCAACTTTTCGCCTATGTTAACTGCACAATCGCCCCGACTGAAAATAATGCATTTACCGACTTACAAAACGGCTCCGGAGTTCTCATAATTAATAGTGTAAGAAAATTTTTAGTAATAGGAGGTCTCTTATGCTAAAGGATTTTGTTAAGGCAGCTAAGCCTGAAGAGGAAGAATTTAATAAAAGATTGGAAGATGAGAGGGCGAAGCTTTTCGCCTCCCAGATGAAGATAAAGGAAGCCGGGCTTCCCGTAATGGTTATGTTCGAAGGCTGGGGCGCGGCAGGAAAAGGCAGCGTCTTAGGAAAGATCATTAAGAATATCGATCCGAGATTTTTCAGGGTAAAGACTTTCCCGAAGCCGACGAAGGAAGAACTCAGGTATCCGTTCCTGTACCGCTACATGAAGGAGATCCCCGAGAAGGGCAAGTTCGCGTTCTACGACACTTTCTGGATGGAGGAGATCACGGATGCGAGGGTCGAGGATTATCTCGAAGACGACGAGTATGAGGAGATGATCAATTCGATAAACAAGACTGAGAGGACGCTCGTTGATAACGGCTATCTCGTAATGAAGTTCTTCTTCCATATCAGCAAGAAGGAACAGAAGGAGAGACTTGAAAAACTCCTGGACGACAAGGATACGAAGTGGCGTGTCGATAAGGGCGACCTGTACGAAAATAAGCACTACGACGACTGCCTTGAGGTTTACGACCAGTACCTGAAGGATACCAATAATCCGACGGCGCCGTGGTACATCATCGACAGTAAGGATAAGAAGTTTGCCGAGCTTCAGGTTTTGGAGTTCCTCAATCAGGGAATTGAGACGGCATTAAAGAACCAGAATACGGCAGCTCCGATCCTGCAGAATGTTTTCCCTCTCAAGAAGACTCCGCTCCTTAAGGAAGTTGATCTTAAGGATAAGACTCTCACGGACGAGGAGTATGAGGAGAAGCTCGATAAGCTCCAGGATGAGCTTCGTGATCTCCATAACAAGCTTTACAGGAAGAAGATCCCTGTCATCATCTGCTACGAGGGATGGGACGCTGCAGGCAAGGGCGGCAACATCAAGCGCATTACCGGGGCGCTCGATCCGAGAGGATTTGAGGTGCTTCCAATCGCGAGTCCTGAACCGCACGAAAAGAACAGACACTTCCTGTGGAGATTCTGGACAAGGCTTCCGAGGACCGGCCACATCGCGATCTTCGACCGCACATGGTACGGCAGGGTCATGGTAGAGCGTATCGAAGGCTTCTGCTCCGAAAACGACTGGCAGCGTGCATATAACGAGATCAATGAGTTCGAAAAAGAACTCGTTGACTGGGGTGCGGTCGTCATCAAGTTCTGGGTACAGATCGACAAAAAGACGCAGCTCAAGCGCTTCAAGGAGCGCCAGGCAAATCCCGAAAAGCAGTGGAAGATCACTGATGAGGACTGGCGCAACCGCGAAAAGTGGGACAAGTACGAGACGGCGATAGACGAGATGATCAAGAAGACGTCGACCGAGTTCGCGCCATGGTACATTCTGGAGTCCGTCGATAAGAAGTATGCGCGCATCAAGGCACTCGAGATCGTGATCGACAGGATCAAGGAAGCGTGCGAGAAGGGAAATAAGGATTAAAAGCGCTCCTATACAAAAGCGAAAATCATAATGAATGCCTGCGGGAACTTTTGAAAAGCTCCTGCAGGCATTTTAACTGCTCAAAAAACGGGGGCAAAATGTGGGCAAAGTCGAATGAACACCGCGAAACAGAGCGTTTTTTGTCGAAATTGTCTACCACATACTTGACAGAACCGTGCTAAAATAAATCTTGTAGTATATACCATAATCCGATTTTTACAAATAGTTTTTTCATACTTTTTAAAATATTTTTTAGAAATTCTAAGAAAGGCAGGTTCGTATGGGCTTTAAGATTGGCGACAATATCGTTTATGCCGGCAGCGGCGTTTGTCAAATAGACGACATCAAAGACATTAGTTTTTTCAAAGAGAAACCTCAGAAATACTATGTTCTTAAACCTCTCTTTGTAGCAAGGTCCCAATACGTTTACGTGCCGATCGATAATGAGGCCCAGGTAAGCCGCATCAGACCTGTAGCTTCAAAGAAGGAAGCTATCGCCCTCATAGATAAGCTCCCGATCGATAACTGCCAGTGGATCGAAGACCGCAATGAGCGCAAGGCTACATTTACGGATATCATCGTAAACGGCAGCAGGGAAGATATCGTAGGATTGATCTACCTTATCAACAGACATGCCGAGCAGCTCTCAAAGGAGGGCAAGCATTTGAATGCGCAGGACGAGCGTGCCCTGACTGATGCGAGAAACAGGATGAACAATGAGATCGCAGTTGCGCTTAATATGGAGCCTGACGGAGTCGTCGAACTTATACACGAGAAGACCGGTCTGGAAGATTTTGCGTAAAGAACGAAGCAGAAGGACAAACCTATTAAATTGGTATTAGTTGTTGCAATATGCAAAAAGGTGTGATTTAATAACCGCAGTTTTGATTTAAGGAGATTCCTTATGAAGACTGCGGTTTTCTTTTATGCGTATAGCTATTACTACTACTTTAGGGAGAAGAACTAAAGCGGCTTTTGCTAGCGCCAAAAAGAACCAAAGATATGATTTGATTTGAATAACGCTGCAGGGTACGCTAAGAGCCCCGCAGCGTTTTTTATTCAAGTTGAATCAGGAAATAAATAGGGATATCCGAACCCTTAGAAGGAGATAATTAACATGATTGCAGTACTTAAGAACACGGCAACAAAAGAACAGATCGCGAGCCTCATCTCATGGTTCGAGGATAAGGGCCTTAAGGTAAATGAGTCAAAGGGTGAATATTGCACCGTATTAGGCCTTATCGGTGATACATCAACAGTAGATATCGATATGCTCCAGGGCTTGGATATCATCGAGAAGGTTACGAGAGTATCCGAGACATTCAAGAAGGCGAACAGAAAGTTCCATCCTGAGGACACGGTAGTTGATGTCTCAGGCGTTAAGATCGGCGGCGGAAATTTCGCAGTTATCGCAGGTCCCTGCTCAGTAGAGAGCGAGGAGCAGATCATGAGCGCAGCAAAGGCTGTTAAGGCAGCAGGCGCTACGATCCTTCGTGGCGGCGCGTTCAAGCCCAGAACATCACCTTACGATTTCCAGGGACTTCACGAGGAAGGAATCAGACTTCTTCTCGAAGCTAAGAAAGAGACAGGTCTTCCTATCTGCTCCGAGATCATGAGCCCTGAGCAGATCCCGGTTTTCGAAGAAGTGGATTTCCTTCAGGTCGGTGCAAGAAACATGCAGAACTTCGACCTTTTGAAGGCCCTCGGTAAGACAGGCAAGCCGATCCTCTTAAAGCGCGGTCTTTCCGCTACTATCAAGGAGCTTTTGATGAGCGCCGAGTACATCATGAGCGAAGGTAACCCGAACGTTATCCTCTGCGAGAGAGGTATCAGAACGTATGAGACTTACACGAGAAATACTTTCGACGTAAGCGCTATCTCAGTATTGAAGCAGATCACACACCTCCCTGTCGTAGGTGACCCTTCACATGCAACAGGCAAGTCAAACCTCATCAAGCCGATGTCCATGGCAGCGGTAGTTTCCGGTGCGGACGCTCTCGAGATCGAGGTCCACTGCAATCCTGAAAAGGCCCTCTCCGATGCAGCACAGCAGCTCACTCCTGCGCAGTTCGGAGATGTAATGGAAGCAATCGCGAAAGCAAGAAGCATTCTGTAAAGTTATGACGCTGATTTTTGTCAGCGTCTTTTTTTACCAACATAAATAATTATCTAAGGAAGTATAAACAATATGAAGATGACAGTCGGTGTAGTCGGTTTAGGTCTAATCGGAGCCTCATTTGCGAAGGCTTACAAGAGTGACGATGAAGCTGTGGTTTACGGCTGGAACCGTACGAAGAGCATTACCCAGATGGCTAAGATGCAGGGCATCATTGACGATGAACTGACAGATGAGAACTTGGGAAAATGCGACCTTGTTATTCTCTCGCTCTATCCTGAAGCCAGCATCAACTGGATGGAAACACATAAGGATCATTTCAATAAGGACGGCATGATCATTGACGCATGCGGCACCAAGAGAATGGTCTGCGAAAAGTGCTTTAAGATCGCAGAAGAAAACGGCCTTCTTTTCGTAGGATGCCACCCGATGGCAGGAACAAAATTCTCCGGCATGACTTATGCCAGGGCAGACATGTTCTTCGGCGCTCCGATGGTTGTCGTACCGCCGAGATTCGACGATATGTTCCTGCTCGACAGAGTAAAGGATCTCCTGTCACCTTGCGGTTTTGGCAGCTACCACTTATCACACGCTGATGAGCACGACAAGATGATCGCCTTCACTTCACAGATGGCTCACCTTGTTTCAAACGCGTACATCAAGAGCCCTTCATCAAGAAACCACAAGGGGTTCTCTGCAGGTTCATACAAGGACATGACGAGAGTTGCATGGCTCAATCCCACGATGTGGACACAGCTCTTTTTGGAGAATAAGGACAACCTGATCTTTGAGATCGATCATCTCCAGGAAGAACTTTCGAAGTACAGAAAGGCTTTGGAAGAAGACGATTTCGACGGTCTTCGTGACCTGCTCGATGAAGGCAGAAAGATAAAAGAAGAGGTTGACGGTATATGAGAACAGTCCGCGTAAATGCAGCGTCAAAAAGCTACGATGTTCTTATCGGAAAGAATGCCGCTAAAGTTCTTGGCGATGAGGCGAAAAAGGTTTGCCCGGGTGCAATAAAGGCCCTCATCGTTTCCGAGACAAATGTTGCTCCGCTCTATCTGGACCTTGTTAAGGCTGAGCTCGAGGGCGCCGGTTTTGAGGTCATCGATTATGTTTTCGGCGCGGGCGAGCAGAACAAAGGCATCAATGAGATCGCCGGCATGTGGAATAAGATGGCTGAAGCAGGCTTCACGAGAACTGACTTTGTAGTTGGCCTTGGCGGCGGCGTAACGACCGATATGGCCGGCTTTGCGGCTGCTACATTCCTTAGAGGGATCAAGGTTATCCAGCTTCCCACATCACTCCTTGCCATGGTCGATGCATCAGTCGGCGGCAAGACGGGAATCGACATCCCGATGGGAAAGAACCAGGTCGGCGCTTTCTGGCAGCCGTCACTCGTTGTAGAAGACATCTCATTTTTGAAAACGCTTCCTGATGAGGTTTTCACGGAAGGCATGGGCGAAGTTACAAAACATGCTTTCATCATGGATCTGGACCTTCTGGAAAAACTCGAGAAGGCCGCAGGTGATATCAGATCCGATGAAGATCTTTTAGAAGAGATCGTCTACATGAACGTTTCTGACAAGGCAAGCGTTGTAGGTGAAGATGAGAATGATAACGGCAGACGCCAGACACTTAATTACGGTCACACGGTAGGCCACGTTATCGAGCGCGACAGCGGCTTTACGAAGCCTCACGGGATCTGTGTCGCAAAAGGCATGGGAATCGTTATGGATGCATGCGTCAGAGCAGGAACTCTCGCAGCAGATGATGCGGAGAGAATGAAGGCTCTCTTAAAGCTCTATAAGCTTCCCATAACTGATGACATTACTCCCGAAGCAATCGTTGAAGGCGCCATGAACGATAAAAAGAAACGCGGCGATACTTTATCGGTTATACTTGTAAATAAGATCGGCAACGCCGAGATAAAGAAGATGACAAAAGAGGAGTTCCTTAAGTTTTTGTCCATATGAAAATATCATGCAGAAATCTGAATCTTGATATCAAAGCGCCGCTTTCAAAGTCGGTCTATCACAGGGAGCTCATCGTTAACTTCATCTTAGGTGCACGCGGTAATTTCCTTAACGAGTCCGAAGACGATAATGACGATATAAGAGCTACCAAAGCATGTCTTCGCGCGCTCGAAAATACAAACGCAGAAGAACTTATCCTTAACTGCAACGAGAGCGGTTCCACGCTCCGTTTCATGATCCCCGTAGCACTCGCAGCAAAGTCTTCTAACGTTAAGAAGCTTATCTTCAAGACAAGGGGAAGGCTTATCGAGAGACCTATAAAAGAACTCGCTGACTGCCTCGCGCCTTTCGGTGTTTCCATCACGAAGAATATAGAAGCAAATGAGATAACTGTTACAGGAAACATAGAGCCCGGTCAATATGTCATCGACGGCAGCGTTTCGTCGCAGTACATATCAGGACTTCTGATGGCTCTTTCAAAGTTTGATAAGCCTTCGGTTATAGAAGTCACAAACGGCATTGCATCCGTTCACTATATCGAGCTTACTGTGGACGCGCTTTCCAAGTACGGAATCAATATAGTTAAAGAAGGCGACACTTATAAGGTGCCTGCAAACTCAATAAATGAAATGCCTGACGGCAACTTCGAAGTTGAAGGCGACTGGAGCAACGGAGCATTCCTCCTCTGCCTGGGAAGCCTTATTCAGGGCGGCTCAGCCAAGATAACCGGACTTAGAACAGATTCTGTTCAGGGCGATAGGGAGATACTTCATTTCTTAAAACTTGCAGGTGTTACTTTCCTTAATGAAGGCGATATCTTTTTCGTGCAGGACAGCCATACAAACACATTGAGAAAGATCCTTGAGATGGACTGCAGCGACATTCCCGATATCGTTCCCTATATGGCAGTCGTCGGTGCGTTCAGATCTGAAAAGACAGTCCTCAAGGGCATTAAGCGTTTGAGGATAAAAGAGTCTGACAGAGCAAGAGCGATAACGGAAATGTTATCTGCGATCGGCGGGAAAGTTACGCTCGAAGAAGACATTATTACGATAGAATATATAGATAAGATCCCTGGTGATATCGTGCTTACTTCGTCAGGCGATCACAGAATGGCTATGGCAGCTGTGCTTTGCGCGGCAGCCACAGGCAAAGATATCGAACTCGATGATATCGATTGTCTCAATAAGTCTTTTCCTGAATTCAGGAAAATCGTGGAAGAGGAGATGATCTTAAAATGAGCATGAGCAGTACATACCAGGGCGATGCCTTAGACATAATGATCTACGGTGAGTCTCACAGCGAGACGATTGGAGTTTATATCAACGGACTTCCTGAAGACGTAACACCCGACCAGGCAAAGACCGCTGCCTTTATGGCAAGAAGAGCGCCCGGAAAGAATGCGTGGTCCACTCCGAGAAAAGAAGCTGATGAAGTCATCTTCGAGAGAAACGGTGCAATGCTCCACGGCTACATCGTAAACACGAATACAAAACCCAAGGATTATTCATCCATCTTAAACTGCCCCAGGCCTTCTCATGCCGATTATGCGGCAACGCTTTTATATGGCGATGAGGCTTCGAAATCAGGCGGCGGAATCTTTTCCGGACGTATGACGGCGCCCCTTTGCATTGCGGGTTCCATTGCTTTGCAGGAGCTTAACAAGAGAGGCATCCAGATCAGTGCGCACCTCAAAAAAGTTGCCGGAATCTGTGATGATTCTTATTTCGATCACGGTGTAAATGACGAGTCTTTCAGAAATGCACTCGCTGTTGTTGAGAATAAGGATTTCCCTGTTGTTAACGACGAAAAGGGCGAGCTCATGAAAGCTAAGATCGAGGAAGCCAGGATGGAAGGCGATTCTGTCGGAGGCGTGATCGAATGCGTCATCTACGGATATCCCGAAGGCATCGGAGGACCGATCTTTGATGGTATCGAGGCTAAGCTTGCGCAGATCCTTTATGCGATCCCTGCAGTTAAGGGCGTCGAATTCGGAAACGGATTTGAAGGTTCAGATCTCAAGGGTTCCGAGAATAACGATGCTTTCACTTTCGATGAAGAAGGAAATCTCACATTGAAGACAAACCACAGCGGCGGCATCCAGGGCGGCATAAGCCTCGGTGATGTTGCTCCCATTGTTTTCGATGTTGCAATGAAGCCTACACCGTCTATCTCAAAAGCGCAGGAGACGGTCGATATGGCAGCACATAAGAATACAACGATCAGCATAGAAGGCAGACACGATCCCTGCGTCGCACCGCGCGCGGTACCGGTCGTCGAAGCCGCAGCAGCTATCGCACTCTACGATCTTTTACTTGTATCAATGTAACGGAGGAAAAGCCCATGAGCGAGAGACCTGACTTAAACGAACTCAGAAAAAAGCTGGACGGTATCGACAACAGCATATTAGATCTCCTCGAAGAGAGAATCGCAACATGCCGCCAGATCGGAAACTATAAAAGAGAAAACGGCATGGATGTTTATATTCCTGCCAGGGAAGAAGAGAAGTTTAAGGCATTGGAAGAGATCGCAGGTTTCGAGAGCAAACCTTATGTAAGAGATCTTTTCAAGACTCTTATGGATATCTCGAAAACTCACCAGAACAAGCCCGCATTCGGCGTTTTGGGCAGAACTCTTGCTCACACTTATTCACCTGAGATCCACAGTCTTTTCGACTCATCTTACTCATATTCCGTAATCGAGCGCGAGCCCGAAGAACTTGAGACACTTTTCAAGAGCGGCGTTTTCAAGGGCTTCAACGTCACGATCCCTTACAAGAAAAATGCATGCGCAATGTGCGATGAATTAGACGATGCTTCGAAAACCACAGGCAGCGTTAATACCGTTCTTTTCGAAGACGGTAAGGTTAAGGGCTGGAACACAGATTACTTCGGATTCATCTACATGCTCACCAGAAAGGGCATCTCCGTCGGCGGCAAGAAGGTCCTCGTGCTCGGCACAGGCGGCGCCGCATCCGCAGTTTTCTATGCCCTTAAGACATTGGGCGCAGCAGAGACTTATGCGTGCGACCTTGAGACTGACATCAACTATTCCAATGTTTACGACAGGGCAGGTGATGCTCAGGTAATCGTTAACTGCACACCTGTAGGAATGTATCCGAAGGTCGACAATTCACTTCTGGACCTTACGAAATTCCCTGCTCTCGAAGCATGCGCAGACGTTGTTTATAACCCTTCAAGAACCAGGTTCTTACAGGATGCGGAAGACCTCGGCCTTAAGACATGCGGCGGCCTCGCAATGCTCGTTGCACAGGCTTATAAGTCTTCAAGAGTTTTCGCAGGCGACATCGCCGGTGCAGAAGCTTTGGGAAATCCCGACAGCGAGAAAGGTGCGGCATACGTTCCTGATGAAGCGAAAGAGAAGATCGAGAATGTCATCAAACTCCTCGAAAACCGCATGCGCAACATCACGATAATCGGCATGCCCGGTTCCGGCAAATCACTTCTCGCAAGAAATATCGCAGCAGTTACAGGCCGTACGCTTGTTGACCTTGATATCGCTTTTGCGGAGAAGTTCGGACAGACTCCTGCAGAAGTCTTAAACGGCCCCGGTGAAGACGCATTCCGCGAGATGGAGTGCGAGATCGCAGCAGAGTTCCTTCCGAAGAGCGGACTCGTTATCTCCTGCGGCGGCGGTATCGTTACACGTGACGTCAACAAGTTCTATGTACGCTGCAATTCAAACGTATTCTATCTTGAGCGTCCTCTGACAGCGCTGACAGACAAAAACAGACCTATATCCCAGCTCCACG includes:
- a CDS encoding ribonucleoside-triphosphate reductase class III catalytic subunit; this encodes MFQIIKRDGKVVEFDLSKISGAIEKAFIAQKREYNSQIIDMLALNAVSDAEKKAENGRVDVESIQDSVEATLQRMGYEDVAKAYILYRNQREKIRNMNSALLNYKNLVDSYVKVEDWRVKENSTVTYSVGGLILSNSGAITANYWLSEIYDKEIADAHRNADIHIHDLSMLTGYCAGWSLKQLIQEGLGGIVGKITSAPAKHLSTLCNQMVNFLGIMQNEWAGAQAFSSFDTYLAPFVKVDNLNYKQVKQDIQSFIYGVNTPSRWGTQSPFTNITLDWTVPNDLAEQNCIVGGKEMDFKYKDCKAEMDMVNKAFIEIMIEGDANGRGFQYPIPTYSITRDFDWSETENNKLLFEMAAKYGIPYFSNYINSDMEPSDVRSMCCRLRLDLRELRKKSGGFFGSGESTGSVGVVTINIPRIAYLAADEKDFYNRLDHLMDIAARSLKIKRNTITKLLDEGLYPYTRHYLGTFNNHFSTIGLVGMNEAGLNAKWIRKDLTHEETQAFAADVLNHMRNKLSEYQEKYGDLYNLEATPAESTAFRLAKHDKARYPDIITANDASGVYYYTNSSHLPVGYTADIFEALDVQDNLQTLYTSGTVFHAFLGERLPDWKAAASLVRKIAENYRLPYYTMSPTYSICSVHGYLPGEVKACPECGGPTETYSRITGYYRPVKNWNDGKLQEFKDRKTYNTCESSMKPRTATVTISKTEEKDLPELKPAPDAVGTKPMLFTTHTCAKCKAVKAMFDEQRFDYELIYADDDAELAKQFDIVNVPVLIIPDGDGVRKYTDIGPIRQYVNECKGIKS
- a CDS encoding coenzyme PQQ synthesis protein D (PqqD); this encodes MKLKSYFIAHNSSDESYLVSTSSAEFLEVVKSNKTLGAIIGLLQEETTRDQVVDAMKARFEAPEIVIERDVDQVIFQLLKVGALE
- a CDS encoding polyphosphate:AMP phosphotransferase; the protein is MLKDFVKAAKPEEEEFNKRLEDERAKLFASQMKIKEAGLPVMVMFEGWGAAGKGSVLGKIIKNIDPRFFRVKTFPKPTKEELRYPFLYRYMKEIPEKGKFAFYDTFWMEEITDARVEDYLEDDEYEEMINSINKTERTLVDNGYLVMKFFFHISKKEQKERLEKLLDDKDTKWRVDKGDLYENKHYDDCLEVYDQYLKDTNNPTAPWYIIDSKDKKFAELQVLEFLNQGIETALKNQNTAAPILQNVFPLKKTPLLKEVDLKDKTLTDEEYEEKLDKLQDELRDLHNKLYRKKIPVIICYEGWDAAGKGGNIKRITGALDPRGFEVLPIASPEPHEKNRHFLWRFWTRLPRTGHIAIFDRTWYGRVMVERIEGFCSENDWQRAYNEINEFEKELVDWGAVVIKFWVQIDKKTQLKRFKERQANPEKQWKITDEDWRNREKWDKYETAIDEMIKKTSTEFAPWYILESVDKKYARIKALEIVIDRIKEACEKGNKD
- a CDS encoding CarD family transcriptional regulator, with the translated sequence MGFKIGDNIVYAGSGVCQIDDIKDISFFKEKPQKYYVLKPLFVARSQYVYVPIDNEAQVSRIRPVASKKEAIALIDKLPIDNCQWIEDRNERKATFTDIIVNGSREDIVGLIYLINRHAEQLSKEGKHLNAQDERALTDARNRMNNEIAVALNMEPDGVVELIHEKTGLEDFA
- a CDS encoding 3-deoxy-D-arabinoheptulosonate-7-phosphate synthase, which encodes MIAVLKNTATKEQIASLISWFEDKGLKVNESKGEYCTVLGLIGDTSTVDIDMLQGLDIIEKVTRVSETFKKANRKFHPEDTVVDVSGVKIGGGNFAVIAGPCSVESEEQIMSAAKAVKAAGATILRGGAFKPRTSPYDFQGLHEEGIRLLLEAKKETGLPICSEIMSPEQIPVFEEVDFLQVGARNMQNFDLLKALGKTGKPILLKRGLSATIKELLMSAEYIMSEGNPNVILCERGIRTYETYTRNTFDVSAISVLKQITHLPVVGDPSHATGKSNLIKPMSMAAVVSGADALEIEVHCNPEKALSDAAQQLTPAQFGDVMEAIAKARSIL
- a CDS encoding prephenate dehydrogenase; this translates as MKMTVGVVGLGLIGASFAKAYKSDDEAVVYGWNRTKSITQMAKMQGIIDDELTDENLGKCDLVILSLYPEASINWMETHKDHFNKDGMIIDACGTKRMVCEKCFKIAEENGLLFVGCHPMAGTKFSGMTYARADMFFGAPMVVVPPRFDDMFLLDRVKDLLSPCGFGSYHLSHADEHDKMIAFTSQMAHLVSNAYIKSPSSRNHKGFSAGSYKDMTRVAWLNPTMWTQLFLENKDNLIFEIDHLQEELSKYRKALEEDDFDGLRDLLDEGRKIKEEVDGI
- a CDS encoding 3-dehydroquinate synthase gives rise to the protein MRTVRVNAASKSYDVLIGKNAAKVLGDEAKKVCPGAIKALIVSETNVAPLYLDLVKAELEGAGFEVIDYVFGAGEQNKGINEIAGMWNKMAEAGFTRTDFVVGLGGGVTTDMAGFAAATFLRGIKVIQLPTSLLAMVDASVGGKTGIDIPMGKNQVGAFWQPSLVVEDISFLKTLPDEVFTEGMGEVTKHAFIMDLDLLEKLEKAAGDIRSDEDLLEEIVYMNVSDKASVVGEDENDNGRRQTLNYGHTVGHVIERDSGFTKPHGICVAKGMGIVMDACVRAGTLAADDAERMKALLKLYKLPITDDITPEAIVEGAMNDKKKRGDTLSVILVNKIGNAEIKKMTKEEFLKFLSI
- a CDS encoding 3-phosphoshikimate 1-carboxyvinyltransferase, which encodes MKISCRNLNLDIKAPLSKSVYHRELIVNFILGARGNFLNESEDDNDDIRATKACLRALENTNAEELILNCNESGSTLRFMIPVALAAKSSNVKKLIFKTRGRLIERPIKELADCLAPFGVSITKNIEANEITVTGNIEPGQYVIDGSVSSQYISGLLMALSKFDKPSVIEVTNGIASVHYIELTVDALSKYGINIVKEGDTYKVPANSINEMPDGNFEVEGDWSNGAFLLCLGSLIQGGSAKITGLRTDSVQGDREILHFLKLAGVTFLNEGDIFFVQDSHTNTLRKILEMDCSDIPDIVPYMAVVGAFRSEKTVLKGIKRLRIKESDRARAITEMLSAIGGKVTLEEDIITIEYIDKIPGDIVLTSSGDHRMAMAAVLCAAATGKDIELDDIDCLNKSFPEFRKIVEEEMILK